A region of Bicyclus anynana chromosome 17, ilBicAnyn1.1, whole genome shotgun sequence DNA encodes the following proteins:
- the LOC112046771 gene encoding COMM domain-containing protein 10 — protein sequence MDCTWLKTSPSLKKGIEIINQLDESRFEQFLRRIVVKLKLQDSEIFTEEEKSKLEKLFQINEEQLMLAVKTILYIFKRLLKFIFMPINLRNDLFSIGFNNEKTNFIIKVWSTETSVILNDMASSSKEKYEEDPIFHWKLNAELSSEYQKKSKIPKAYISFLGKDDNTEIEVTHQDLNSIFLQFEVIQNELDNLL from the exons ATGGATTGTACTTGGCTTAAAACATCCCCAAG CTTAAAAAAGGGTATTGAAATTATAAATCAGTTGGACGAAAGTAGATTTGAGCAGTTTCTTAGGAGGATTGTTGTAAAATTGAAACTTCAAGATTCAGAAATTTTCACTGAAGAAGAAAAAAGTAAATTGGAAAAATTATTCCAAATAAATGAAGAACAATTGATGTTAGCTGTCAAAActattctatatatatttaaaaggctactaaagtttatatttatgccaattaatttaagaaatgatttatttagtattggttttaacaatgaaaaaacaaatttcattattaaagtttgGTCAACTGAAACTAGTGTGATACTAAATGATATGGCCTCAAGTTCAAAAGAAAAGTATGAAGAGGACCCTATTTTTCATTGGAAGCTTAATGCTGAACTAAGTTctgaatatcaaaaaaaaagtaaaataccaAAAGCTTATATTTCATTTCTAGGTAAAGATGATAATACAGAAATTGAAGTGACTCATCAAGAtcttaattcaatatttttgcaATTTGAAGTAATTCAAAATGAGTTGGATAATTTGTTGTAg